CATTTTGGGAGCTACACCCCCCATGTTCGCCATCTAGGGAGCGAATGTAATGTACATCAGAGGCAGAATACATATTGTACTTTCCTGCATAATCTTTAAAATCCTGTTTGGTGCGTAAGCTGTTTTATACGCACTTTTAAGCGCATAATCTTAATCATGCATAAATTactcatacccgttcatttttgcgggtaattactcatacACGTGCCCATACCCAAAATGTGGGTTTTTAACTTACCCGTTGTGGGTATTTTTGCGGAAGAAAAAGCTATTTCTCTTGTGTTTCTCTCCTCCCTATCTCTCTCGCCCCATTCTCTCTTGAACCAAACGCAGCCTAATAAAATCTTTTCATTCAGCGCGCCTCTGTTTTCCCCCCAATTTTCAATTCCCTCGTTTTTCCCTCAATTTCCTATGTGGTCCTCGCATCTACTACCTCTTCCTCTCCTACTCCACCGTCACCTCCGATCTCCGCCGCCACCAACACACCGCCTCGCCGCTCAATGGATTGACTTTCTCTGGATATTCCAATTTTTTCGTTTCCATTGCTTAGATCTTGTCGATTTTTGTATTTCATGCTCCGATCGTAATTTTAGAATTGAGATTTTTCTACTTGTGTTGCAGGTAGTTTTGCCTTTTTTGATTCTGTTTTGCTCAAGCAATGACTCGATTTCATGTAGTTTTGGTTACTGACAGTTTCGATTTGGATTTGTGTTGTGGTGGATGTTGCTTGAATGTTTATGACTTTTGGTTACTGAATGTTTGTGTTGCAGGTATGGCTTATTCATTATAACATGTTGCAATTCATAGAGTGATAAATTGATAATCATGAGTTAGAATTAGGGTTTTTTCtatatatgatttgtttgaATGTGATACCAACTTGATTGATTGTGTTCAATTTTCAGTTTGAAATCGGGTTTCTCTTGTATCCGATTTGTTTGAATTAGCTTCAAGCTCTTGGTCACTTCAGATTTTTTGACTTAGTAGTTCAAGACAAGTATTACTATAAATAATCCTTTGAAACTGAATAGTGTATACGTTATAAATATGCTATGATTTGGTTAACCATCACTTTCTTTATATTCAACTAGTAAATATGCTATGATTCGGTTTAAGATGGCAATGTGATCCTAGTTAGTTTAATGGTCTCTGCAACTTGTTTCATCAACATTGTCTCagttcaattttgagattttcaaatatcaatttaagAACTCTTATGTAACTTCTAATTTCAGGCTGATTATAAAGAATCTGCTACATTGGAAACTGATGGCATTAATCCATGGGACACCTCTACTCTGAATGACCTTTTGAAGAAGATAAATCATTTAATTGCAAAATTTTGACGTGAGACATTTTGATACTTTGTTATCTACATGCTTAAATTTAATGCATCTGACAAAAATCATGTTCCCTTACACGTCTTTAAATACATTTCAGAGGTATCGTCTGAACATAATCTCGAGTATTGATCATATATATCTTCTAGGTGTAGTTGTCCGACTGCTTTTCTTCTCTTTGTATATGTATGATCAACTCTCCAAAAGTTAATTTTATACGAAATTGGTTGTCTATATTTTCTGCATTAGACCATTTTGATGCTTCTCCCTATCAACAGAAAAAAAAGATGTTGAAGAGGAACAGTTTGTCCATAGTCATTTGTTTTGCATGTCTAGTTCTTATCTAGGTGCAAACAAGTATGTATCACTCTTCGCATGACACGTGGTGAATTTAGATCATAAAGTTTGAGCATTACTTCAAGAGTATGCAGTATTATTGATTGCATATGGCATAAGGCAAAAAGTCTGCCATTCAAAGTTGCCAGTTTGGCCATTAAATGCCATGGTGTCGCCATTCTTCACAAATTGGCCATTGTGGCTGGAGAAAAATCGGCAAGGGCAGAAGACTAACTTGCTTTTTAATTCATTACCTTATGTCTCATAATCTGTGTTACAGTTCTGTAGTTATCTTATCGGCTCATGTAACTGCAGGCTCTTGTTGTCATCATGAGTATGAAATGATAAAAAGTTAACTTACTATGAAATcggaattgtttttttaatttgaatttattacACATCCCAGTTGTTTTTTAGTTCGTCTTCTGAAGTTAATCATGTTTCATTACAGTTTCTCGATGAGCTAGgttattatttatttccataagctgCTTCCTTGGACAAAAGTTTCAGTTTATCTTGCAAACAATTGCTCATGGTTTAACTTATTCTTCCCTGCATCATGGAAGCTAACACTGTTTGAAGGAGCTCTAGACAATTTAGGGAGCTTGAAACAACAATGTAGAACAAAGCAACAGCGAACAAGGTATTTAGGAAACTAAAATTCTTATTTTCTTAGTATATCAATGCACACTGTGTAACTATTTGGCTCTTTTATTTCATGTTTCCATTTTCTGCTTGTATGTTTATTTGACATGTGTGCGTGattgttccaaattttttacaTGTGTGGTTGCTAATGCAGAGGAGTTCACTCTTCTGATGTTCTCTGGAACGCCTATCAGACCAAGATTCAGATGCCATGCAGAAATAATCTTGACTCTTTGAACTATTACATTTAGTTTAACGATTGAAGGGTTTGTAAACTCTGGCCCTTTGTCTGAGAGTCATGGTAATGCTGGTGCTCTAGACTTCCGTATTACAGTTCCTTCAATTCAATCTGAGAAAGTTGTTTGTTGTAGAGTTTATgattaaagaaaatttaaatatgtatGTGCAACTAGTTACTAACACCAATTAGATAgttaagaagaaaaataagtaGCTTTTGATGTTAACTAGTGCTTCTGGTTTTTGGTTCTGTGTGGAGGCTAATTTTACTGCTATTATTCGGTATTGTATATGTGCAGTGTCTGTGTCTGTAACTGTTGCGTCTTCTTTTCGGTAATTTTCTGTTGCTTACAGCCTCAAGGATGCAGCTCTGctgtggtttttttttgttgctgcTAGGCCTGGCTCGTGTACGGCATTTACATTGCTCTTTATAATTTGTTATCATCTTTGCTGTCAGTTTGTTTGTGATTTTGGGTTTTCAATTATATAGTATATTCCCATTCAAGTAGTTCTACGAATTTAAAGTGACTCTAATAATTTAAAGTTTGACCACGAGGTCGGTAAAGCTATTCAAGATCAAATGTTCCTACCAAAAATTGAACTTGGATTCTCCCAAACAATCTAAGAGAAACTCACAACCATTTGAACCCAGTTATTTGATTAAActgtttaattttattcttaatCTGGTCATGACAAATTGCACTAGTAATTTGATCATGTAAATATTGTTCTGtacattaaattaaaagttttgattttgatgatatttGCCCAACAAATAGAGTTGACTAAAACAGAATACCCTGAGGTGCCATGTACAAAAACAGGAAAACAGGATTTAATGTAGTTTtagaaaattatatattgttGAATTTATTTGATTACAAATTTTAAACATAGAATATTCTATAAactatgtaccaaaaataaaaagaatattctataaactaaaaatagttcGATGGATAAAAACATAAAAGCCACTAAAAAACCATTCATTAAAGATcccaattttgttttgataataGATTCTTTAGAACGTCATTCCCCCCAACCCAATCACACAAATATAtgataaacaactttattttgaaatttattttcaactaATTCATAattgaagacaaaaaaaaagatcaaataaCTATATACTCATTAACTGACATATTATGGTAAATAAAACATGATGAAATAGATATGTTCAATTCCCCCGACCCCATAGGATCTATGTTAACACAATTGCTCATACAAAAACAATCAAGAAACCCAAATTAAATCAACAAACAGTGAAACAAAATTCAGTCATTAAGACATTAGATTAAATTAGCATCGTAACACAATTTGATCAAGAATAAAATCAAGAAACATTTtagtaacaaataaaataaaatcaagaaacaagaaaggaaaaaaagaaatttttttaaaatcaagaAACGGGGTAGTACATTAAAGTTGCAATATCACTATTGACACCTAATTTAAGATCGAAGTGTGGACATTAACTTCTTTTCGTCAAGGGCTGAACCTAAATTAAGTCTCAACTTTTCCAAAGAAATCTTGAATTCCTCGAGAGATTGTAAATCCATATCATCAATAGGGTCATTCCACCAACAAGAGGAAATAGAACCACTCTTCTCCGCCTCATCGTTGATAGTTTGCAAattcttttcttcttccatAAGTTTCTTAAGTTTATCTCCAATTGTCTCATATTCAATCCTTAGGGTTTCAACAATCTTCTCTTGCTTCTTTTTCTCAGTTTCTTCAATGGTGTCTTTTCCGGTCAATAATTGTTGAATGACGGCGTCACAATTAGGATAGCCACATATATAGAGTTCGTTGTTTGGTGATGCGACAATGAGTGCAGTTTTTGCGTTGCATAGAACAGAGAGCTTCGTTGCTTTGTTGAAAAGTCCGAGTGTACAATTTGAGAACGTCATTTGAGACTTGTTTGATTTTTCCCCTTTCATGATTTCACCAAATTTCCTCTTCCGAGTATTGAGTTTTGTTGCATTGTTATTTCCATCGAAAGCCATTAAAAACCTTTTTCTTTtgagcaaacaaaaaaaacaatataataagattttttttttcttcccgtGAGTTGGTAGTAAACTAATGTTATTGTCTTAATGTTGTGTTATGAACTTATGATATCTTCCTTTTATAGACACACACTACAAATCCAAACACACtcactctttctctctcctctggGTAATAAATGCAAAAAgattttatttagaataaaatcttttataaaatcataataaatataaaatctttttttttttacgcataaAATCTTTTCTAATGGCTATATAACTTGCTATatctttgtttgaaatttttttgttgctataTCTATATCTGTTGGTAATATAATTTGGGTGAGCTCAGATCAGTTCCAATCCAACCATATATCTCAGCCAATCAAACTGCCACATCCGACTCACACAACACGTCCCTTGACTCGCTCGATCCATGAGATTAATCGAACTAATATCCGATGAGTGATGGATGCCAAATTGGTCTCTGCATAAGTGAGTGAGAAGTGACATTGGCGGACATATATTAACGTTTAAACTTTAAAGCGTGTGTAACATCTACACTTGACACCCAGAATTACTAttttcaaacaaattaaagGACAATTTAAGTATCGTAGAAGAAGTCGATGGACCAATTTAACTATCTTGAGATTGTTTATATGACGTGGTGCGTTCACTAAGTTGGTTAGTTAACCAAGCACATAAACACGAATTATGCAAGCATATACTCCATAAAAGATTTGATGTTAATACTTAATATATACTACTCATGCGGTAATGAGTAACTCATATTCACTAttcaaataactttttttttgaccattatctttattaataaataaaagaaattagcATATAAATGTTGTTGgatttgtctcgatgaatattttaaaatatcaaatttttgtaatttttattatacaattaaaaatattaatcgtcaaactTATGCATCGGCATACCTGAAACGGTCAACTGTATCACTCATTTTAGGACGAACGGAGTAGTAAATTGTTCTAGGAGTTTGAAATAGTAAAGTGGTAATAGAAGTCTCGAGAAATTCATACATACATGattcattatataataattaaaccTAATTAATACTcactccggtcctttttataaagaacattttgtgaaaaactttggtattttttataagaaactttgaccaattttcaaatgttttaaatatttgatttcacTTCTAATTAAAGGATCGACAATCATCAATTCAGTACTAATATGATTGATCAATAACAATCATTTGATCTTTAATGCGCTCTCTTACAGTTAAGTACTTAATATCGATATACTTAATTCGACTTCCACGACTAAGTACTTAATGTCGGTATACTTAATTCGACTTCCACTTTTGTTATTCTTAGCCATAAAACCACAACTGAATTGTCACAATACATCTTTAGTGGTCAAAAGATTGAATCTACAATTTTCAACCCATAATTAAAACTCTTCATTCATACACCAAGCCAAAGACAAAAAATATCGTCACTTAATGTTAAAGGAAGTGAAAAATCAAGTTTTGCCATTAGCTGGCCCTGCTAGGGTTGTGTGGGATCTCAACACGATTGTGTCAAGCATGTCAGATGGAGAAAACTTAGTTCTAAGCACTGGCACGACCGTGACAGATTCTACGGAGGTAAAAGTCATTTTTTGCCTTTTCATTTCCCTTTTAATGAAGATTTATCCACTATAAGGCTTTTGGCTATACATATGACATTGTTTCTTTGTAAAAGTGAAGCTTGGAGTATGTCCAGAACCAATAATGCACTTCTTGTCTGCTTGGAGTATGTGAGAAATTACAACGAATAGACAATGTGGTCTATGTGAACGTAGTTGAAAAAGATAAGCGATATGAGatagttttttatatatattttgttgataGTTAACCAACACTTAGAGAACTACGTGGACCTGATTTCCTAATCGTTTAGGGATATGTAGGACCAAGGACTCTCCTTGTCGAACTATAATTTCAGTAACTCtatattttaaataagtatATTTGTCATAGTGTATAAGTTATAGCTAGTGTATTAGGCTTGCACAGCCGGAGATATGAGTTAATGTTAGCTTGTGCGCCGGTCATGATCCGATATTGGATCGGGACAAAGTTGGTATCAACTTGCTTAAAGAGACTCTGTTAATTGCCTCAAGATGGAACATTTATTAAATAGTCCACCTCATTATCTTTAAattgtttataaattattttgggtttaattacatatttagtcccttatatttattttaagttttgatttggtcatttatgtttaaaaagttttaagtttgtctttttcgtcaaatttttgtttaaatcgtcCACGTGGCTGATAGATTTGCATACGCGGACAATTTATAAAAGTACTATGTGAATGTTTaaaagaaattaactcaaaactaaacaaaaaaattaaaataaaaaaaaactcaaaatttattgaataaatataaagtcaatacattaaaattaaaatgtttaactttttaaataaataatttctttaaattttttaacaataaatagtttctttaattaaaatttaaaacctTTCGAAAGCACTTGTTAACTACTacttcttggtatgtgtgtttttctcaatgtgttccttatatataggaccagagggagtattattttgtgtcaaaaataaataaattaacccACTCTTTCTTTTCTCTGTCCTCCTCTCCTCATTTGGCTGCGTCAAGATGTCATCGTCTTTGATATCGGATTTTCTCCACCAAACTGGCGGAACTGCCATCATCGACGGCGGTCTTGCAACAGAGCTTGAACGCCATGGCGCAGACCTCAACGATCCTCTTTGGAGCGCCAAATGCCTCATTTCTACTCCTCAGTCTAACCTCATTCGCCAGGTAACTCACTCTTCCTTCTTCACCGTTACACTATTTCAACTTTTTAGGTTAATTCATAATACATGTGCCATTGTATCTATACAACTAACTATATCATCTCATTACAGTGTTAATTCATATTGTTGTAAAttcattttctgtttttcttgTAGTACTATACAAATAGTGATCTTAGGGTTTAAGTTTTAATTAACCtaatttttattcctttttcgTGTATCATTTATTTAGAAACTGTTACGGAAATCGTTAATTGTTTGAACTTAATCGAATCATGCTATTTTACAAATCAAAATTATCACTGATTATGCTTTCTATGGAAACAGGTGCATCTTGATTACTTGGAAAATGGTGCTGACATTATAACAACAGCATCTTATCAAGTGAGTTCAGTTTACTTAAAATGTGTTGTCTCCGtagttttgtgttttttataataCTAATTAAAGTGGATCCTGAGGTAGTTATTTGTAATGTGCATAGGCTACTATTCAAGGTTTTAAGGAAAAAGGTTTTTCTGATAAAGAAGGTGAAAACATGCTAAGAAGAAGTGTTGAAATTGCTTGTGAGGCTCGTGATTTGTATTATGAAAGATGTGCTGCGTGCTCTTCGGGTGATAAGTCTGATGGTAGAATCCTCAAGAAACGCACTATTCTGATTGCAGCATCAGTTGGGAGCTATGGAGCTTATTTGGCTGATGGATCAGAGTACAGGTGAAATGATTAGGTTCTCTCGTATTTTAGCAGCATCTGTGTTTTTTTCCCTACTCGTGCTATTGAGTATATTTCTTATCTTATCTAGTATGTTGTACATTAATTGATCAACGAGCGAAATGATATTATGATATATTACTTTTTTGAGGTAGTGTGTTTAGCTTGGTATTCATTATTTTGGCACAATTTTTTTGCACTTATAAAAGAAACTTTTCAGAAGGTTGTCTGAAATAAATGTGTTCATCGTGCATGTATGTTTTGgagttttttctttataaaatagaatcattaatgttttaaaaagCTTTAGGGTTTgatcaactttttcttcttataaaaatcacatttttcacAATTTCTATGCTTCTTGACATGTTCTTGGCAGTGGGATTTATGGTGATGCTATCACATTGGCAACTCTCAAAGATTTTCATCGAAGAAGAGTTCAAATTTTGGCAGATTCAGGTGCAGACCTGCTTGCATTTGAAACAATTCCAAATAAGATCGAAGCTCAGGTATCCTAGAAGCTTTGGACACTCAAATGATAAATCTACCCTCTATGatagtatttttatttgttcttttatttatatagagGAAATGaagaattctttttttttttatctatctcTTAAGAAAATAAACAGAGCATTAGTTGTTTGTTCCTCGAACTTCACCCTCAATATTAGTAGCCGAGAGAGTAGATCGATACagtgataaaatattttgattcaaGTATTTCATTGAGGGGTAATTCAGTCAAATGAACTTTGCttgcttataagttataactaagGCTATTTAACAACTTCCTTATGTCCTGTTCAATAAGCTTAAAGTTTAAAGATAGATAAAGATGGATAGAAGGAGTCAAAGATATCTATGGTTTCTAGAGATGAATTTAGAGTGGGAAAGAACTAGGTATTTTAGGATTTGGCTCCTCTGAAGTGAGTGATTCACTCTAGAGTGTAACGTGAGTAATACCAACcgttaat
This genomic interval from Trifolium pratense cultivar HEN17-A07 linkage group LG6, ARS_RC_1.1, whole genome shotgun sequence contains the following:
- the LOC123892763 gene encoding uncharacterized protein LOC123892763 isoform X1, yielding MWSSHLLPLPLLLHRHLRSPPPPTHRLAAQWIDFLWIFQFFRFHCLDLVDFCISCSDRNFRIEIFLLVLQADYKESATLETDGINPWDTSTLNDLLKKINHLIANNCSWFNLFFPASWKLTLFEGALDNLGSLKQQCRTKQQRTRGVHSSDVLWNAYQTKIQMPCRNNLDSLNYYI
- the LOC123892763 gene encoding uncharacterized protein LOC123892763 isoform X2 — translated: MFVLQADYKESATLETDGINPWDTSTLNDLLKKINHLIANNCSWFNLFFPASWKLTLFEGALDNLGSLKQQCRTKQQRTRGVHSSDVLWNAYQTKIQMPCRNNLDSLNYYI
- the LOC123892240 gene encoding agamous-like MADS-box protein AGL62 yields the protein MAFDGNNNATKLNTRKRKFGEIMKGEKSNKSQMTFSNCTLGLFNKATKLSVLCNAKTALIVASPNNELYICGYPNCDAVIQQLLTGKDTIEETEKKKQEKIVETLRIEYETIGDKLKKLMEEEKNLQTINDEAEKSGSISSCWWNDPIDDMDLQSLEEFKISLEKLRLNLGSALDEKKLMSTLRS
- the LOC123892702 gene encoding selenocysteine methyltransferase-like encodes the protein MSSSLISDFLHQTGGTAIIDGGLATELERHGADLNDPLWSAKCLISTPQSNLIRQVHLDYLENGADIITTASYQATIQGFKEKGFSDKEGENMLRRSVEIACEARDLYYERCAACSSGDKSDGRILKKRTILIAASVGSYGAYLADGSEYSGIYGDAITLATLKDFHRRRVQILADSGADLLAFETIPNKIEAQAYVELLEEENIKIPAWFCFNSKDGINVVSGDSLVECGSIAESCKKVVAVGINCTPPRFIHDLILLLKKVTTKPIAIYPNSGETYDGDRKEWVQNTGVTNEDFVSYVSKWCELGACLIGGCCRTTPVTIRGIYKTLYNSQSATLATK